In a single window of the Deinococcus aetherius genome:
- the queG gene encoding tRNA epoxyqueuosine(34) reductase QueG, with amino-acid sequence MNAAELLADLAVSLGADAVGWAPAQVPAASVEEYAGWLGAGRHAGMAYLERQLPARSDLSSRLEGAGSVLVLGVSHAFQEPTVPAGGVRVGQVARYAWTPDYHDQLQPVLTRLEEEAVGIGVRARGYVDHGPVMERLFAAGAFLGWRGRSGMNVSTRLGAFVTLAVLLTDLPFGGTHGAHPDRCGRCLRCVATCPTNAIGPDRAIDARRCISYLTIEHRGPIPDEFRAGIGDWLFGCDVCSEVCPWTQKAGPLARLLQPRAELAHPDLSAFFGTGEREFERRFAGTAFLRPRRKGMARNALTVLGNTRAPEGWPLLLAGAQDPAWEVREAAAWALGRWGETGRLRPLLGDPHEAVCKTALRSLTEAS; translated from the coding sequence GTGAACGCCGCCGAACTCCTCGCCGACCTCGCCGTGTCCCTCGGCGCGGACGCGGTGGGGTGGGCTCCGGCGCAGGTTCCGGCGGCCTCGGTGGAGGAGTACGCCGGGTGGCTGGGGGCGGGACGGCACGCAGGGATGGCGTACCTGGAACGGCAGCTTCCGGCCCGCTCGGACCTGTCCTCGCGGCTGGAGGGGGCGGGGAGCGTCCTGGTGCTGGGCGTCTCGCACGCCTTCCAGGAGCCGACCGTTCCGGCTGGGGGTGTGCGGGTGGGGCAAGTCGCCCGCTACGCCTGGACGCCCGACTACCACGACCAGCTCCAGCCGGTGCTGACCCGGTTAGAGGAGGAGGCCGTAGGAATAGGCGTACGGGCGCGTGGATACGTGGACCACGGCCCGGTGATGGAGCGCCTGTTCGCGGCGGGGGCCTTCCTGGGCTGGCGCGGCAGGTCGGGGATGAACGTCAGCACGCGGCTGGGCGCCTTCGTGACGCTGGCGGTGCTCCTGACCGACCTGCCCTTCGGGGGGACGCACGGGGCCCACCCCGACCGCTGCGGGCGCTGCCTGCGCTGCGTGGCCACCTGCCCCACGAACGCCATCGGTCCCGACCGGGCCATCGACGCGCGGCGCTGCATCTCGTACCTCACCATCGAACACCGGGGGCCGATTCCAGACGAATTCCGGGCTGGCATCGGCGACTGGCTCTTCGGCTGCGACGTGTGCTCCGAGGTCTGCCCGTGGACGCAGAAGGCGGGGCCGCTCGCCCGGCTCCTCCAGCCGCGCGCCGAACTGGCCCACCCCGACCTGAGCGCCTTTTTCGGCACCGGCGAGCGCGAGTTCGAGCGGCGGTTCGCGGGGACGGCCTTCCTGCGCCCGCGCCGCAAGGGAATGGCCCGCAACGCCCTGACGGTGCTGGGCAACACCCGCGCGCCGGAGGGCTGGCCCCTCCTCCTCGCGGGCGCGCAGGACCCGGCCTGGGAGGTGCGCGAGGCCGCCGCCTGGGCGCTGGGCCGCTGGGGGGAGACGGGGCGCCTCCGGCCCCTCCTCGGCGACCCCCACGAGGCGGTGTGCAAGACGGCCCTGCGCTCCTTGACCGAGGCTTCATGA
- a CDS encoding nuclear transport factor 2 family protein yields MANLTETFMERLQTIEASGDPMPLVELFADETALRNMTTQEWNGKEGAQDFWSRYLANFQTIRSEFFHHADDGHTGVMEWEAAGKLADGADIAYRGISVIEHDGQQVQAFRTYYDSAAFVKPGVES; encoded by the coding sequence ATGGCGAACCTGACCGAGACGTTCATGGAAAGACTCCAGACCATCGAGGCGAGCGGTGACCCTATGCCGTTGGTGGAACTGTTCGCGGACGAGACGGCGCTGCGCAACATGACGACCCAGGAGTGGAACGGCAAAGAAGGGGCGCAGGACTTCTGGTCGCGCTACCTGGCGAACTTCCAGACGATTCGCAGCGAGTTCTTCCACCACGCCGACGACGGCCACACCGGCGTGATGGAGTGGGAGGCGGCGGGCAAGCTCGCGGACGGGGCCGACATCGCCTACCGGGGCATCAGCGTGATCGAGCACGACGGCCAGCAGGTGCAGGCCTTCCGCACTTACTACGACTCCGCCGCCTTCGTGAAGCCCGGCGTGGAGTCCTGA
- a CDS encoding glutaminyl-peptide cyclotransferase → MGEMRPRLLPHACLAAAAALTLALPQVRAASTPATAAQPAPVLLTPSVTARYRHDRAAFTQGLQYVGQGTLVESTGQVGESGVRRVDLRTGRTLAEVPTPIPTAFGEGVTVLNGVAYHITWRTGVAFALDAATLREVGRYRYPGEGWGLTQDGRALIMSDGSDTLFWRDPKTFAVTRTLRVTDGGQPVKNLNELEYVQGSVYANVWLTNRIARIDPKTGNVTAWIDVGALTQEASAAASRSGKPLTFDDVPNGIAFVPERGTLLLTGKRWPTLFEVKLPGVKPEPGTTGRTTPGR, encoded by the coding sequence ATGGGGGAGATGCGCCCCCGACTCCTCCCCCACGCCTGCCTGGCCGCCGCAGCGGCGCTGACCCTCGCGCTGCCCCAGGTCCGGGCAGCCTCCACCCCGGCCACGGCGGCCCAGCCCGCCCCCGTCCTCCTCACCCCGAGCGTCACGGCGCGCTACCGGCACGACCGGGCGGCGTTCACCCAGGGGCTCCAGTACGTGGGGCAGGGAACGCTGGTCGAGAGCACCGGGCAGGTCGGCGAGTCGGGGGTGCGGCGGGTGGACCTCAGGACCGGGCGCACGCTCGCCGAGGTGCCCACGCCCATCCCCACCGCCTTCGGGGAGGGCGTGACGGTGCTGAACGGGGTGGCCTACCACATCACCTGGCGCACGGGGGTGGCCTTCGCCCTCGACGCGGCGACCCTGCGCGAGGTGGGCCGCTACCGCTACCCGGGCGAGGGCTGGGGCCTGACCCAGGACGGCAGGGCCCTGATCATGAGTGACGGCTCCGACACCCTCTTCTGGCGCGACCCGAAGACCTTCGCCGTCACCCGGACCCTGCGCGTGACGGACGGCGGGCAGCCCGTCAAGAACCTCAACGAGCTGGAGTACGTGCAGGGCAGCGTGTACGCGAACGTCTGGCTCACTAACCGCATCGCCCGCATCGACCCAAAGACGGGCAACGTCACCGCCTGGATCGACGTGGGCGCCCTGACCCAGGAGGCCAGCGCCGCCGCCAGCCGATCCGGGAAGCCCCTCACCTTCGACGACGTGCCCAACGGCATCGCCTTCGTCCCCGAGCGCGGCACCCTGCTCCTGACGGGCAAACGCTGGCCCACCCTCTTCGAGGTGAAACTTCCCGGCGTGAAGCCCGAGCCGGGCACGACCGGGCGAACCACGCCGGGACGCTAG
- the tmk gene encoding dTMP kinase: MTPPFITFEGPEGAGKSTQLARLASRLAGAGVPHLVTREPGGTGLGTRVREVLLDPALDIDPLPEFLLYSASRAQLVREVICPALSRGEVVLCDRYADSSRAYQGAGRGLDRELLETVTREAAGGLTPDLTVLLDLDPAVGLARAASRGQPDRLERADLAFHARVREEFLALAAREPGRFLLLDATRDPDTLEEDIWAAVGERLGPDLLPTA; this comes from the coding sequence ATGACCCCCCCCTTCATCACCTTCGAGGGGCCCGAGGGCGCGGGTAAGAGCACCCAGCTCGCTCGGCTCGCCTCACGGCTGGCGGGGGCCGGGGTGCCGCACCTCGTCACGCGGGAGCCGGGGGGCACGGGGCTGGGGACGCGGGTGCGGGAGGTGCTGCTCGACCCGGCGCTCGACATCGACCCGCTGCCGGAGTTCTTGCTGTACTCGGCGAGCCGCGCGCAACTCGTGCGGGAGGTGATCTGCCCGGCGCTCTCACGCGGAGAGGTCGTGCTGTGCGACCGTTATGCCGACTCCAGCCGGGCTTACCAGGGGGCGGGGCGGGGGCTGGACCGGGAGCTGCTGGAGACGGTCACCCGGGAGGCGGCGGGGGGCCTGACGCCCGACCTCACGGTGCTGCTCGACCTCGACCCCGCCGTGGGCCTCGCCCGGGCCGCCTCACGCGGGCAGCCCGACCGTCTGGAGCGGGCCGACCTCGCCTTCCACGCCCGGGTGCGGGAGGAATTTCTGGCCCTCGCCGCCCGGGAGCCGGGGCGTTTCCTGCTCCTCGACGCCACCCGCGATCCTGACACGTTAGAAGAGGACATCTGGGCGGCGGTGGGGGAGAGGCTGGGCCCTGATCTGCTCCCGACCGCCTAG
- a CDS encoding Nif3-like dinuclear metal center hexameric protein yields the protein MHPMTDTTPRRAEVERDTLVRWLNEYLDIGRYPDASLNGLQIEGTPVIRRVAASVDTSVKTLQDAADSGADLLIVHHGLFWGQPLPITGPHRERVRTAIMADLNLYAAHLPLDAHPEVGNNAMIARALSLQNARPFGEATGHRIGLAGELPFSQSLQDFADRVQKLTGEICLVHGGGGPTVSRLGILSGGGAGAVAEAAAAGLDTLLTGEPEHKHFHDAFEYGVNVVFAGHYETEVFGVRALAARLEDEFGLPWQFLHHPTGL from the coding sequence ATGCACCCCATGACCGATACCACCCCCCGCCGGGCCGAGGTCGAGCGCGACACGCTCGTACGCTGGCTGAACGAGTACCTCGACATCGGCCGCTACCCCGACGCCAGCCTCAACGGCCTCCAGATCGAGGGCACGCCGGTCATTCGCCGGGTCGCGGCGAGCGTGGACACCAGCGTCAAGACTCTCCAGGACGCGGCGGACAGCGGGGCCGACCTGCTGATCGTCCACCACGGGCTGTTCTGGGGGCAGCCCCTGCCGATCACCGGGCCGCACCGCGAGCGTGTTCGCACGGCGATCATGGCGGACCTCAACCTTTACGCCGCACATCTGCCTCTCGACGCGCACCCGGAAGTCGGCAACAACGCGATGATCGCCCGCGCCCTGAGCCTGCAAAACGCGCGACCCTTCGGGGAGGCGACCGGGCACAGAATCGGCCTGGCGGGTGAACTGCCCTTCTCCCAGAGTCTGCAAGACTTCGCCGACCGGGTGCAGAAGCTGACGGGGGAAATCTGCCTCGTCCACGGGGGCGGCGGGCCGACCGTCAGCCGCCTGGGCATCCTCAGCGGGGGCGGGGCGGGCGCGGTCGCCGAGGCGGCGGCGGCGGGCCTCGACACCCTGCTCACGGGCGAGCCCGAGCACAAGCACTTCCATGACGCCTTCGAGTACGGGGTGAACGTCGTCTTCGCGGGGCACTACGAGACCGAGGTCTTCGGCGTCCGCGCCCTCGCCGCCCGCCTGGAAGACGAGTTCGGGCTGCCGTGGCAGTTCCTGCACCACCCGACGGGGCTGTGA
- a CDS encoding VOC family protein, protein MTSLISGLDHVQVEAPAGCEADARAFFGEFLGLPELAKPGALRSRGGVWFGLPDGRQLHVGVTPDFVPREKGHPALRCADLAAFRARCGAHGVPFRADEEAGVPRVFLRDPFGNRLEVVQGAHESVPTDPAR, encoded by the coding sequence ATGACTTCCCTGATCTCCGGTCTTGATCATGTGCAGGTCGAGGCCCCCGCCGGGTGCGAGGCGGACGCTAGGGCCTTTTTCGGCGAATTCCTGGGCCTGCCCGAACTCGCCAAGCCTGGGGCGTTGCGATCCAGGGGCGGCGTGTGGTTCGGCCTGCCGGACGGGCGGCAACTACATGTGGGGGTGACGCCCGACTTCGTGCCGCGCGAGAAGGGGCACCCGGCGCTGCGGTGTGCCGACCTCGCGGCCTTCCGGGCCCGTTGCGGGGCCCACGGCGTCCCCTTCCGCGCGGACGAGGAGGCGGGTGTGCCCCGCGTTTTCCTGCGCGACCCCTTCGGCAATCGCCTGGAGGTCGTCCAGGGCGCCCACGAAAGCGTTCCCACCGACCCTGCCCGCTGA
- a CDS encoding TrmB family transcriptional regulator: MSAVIHLQALGLTEYEARAYTALLALGRAVPARVARQAGIPRPKIYETLERLEGRGLAARVGQNPLEYAPLSAREYLARARRAFDDRLGALDRDLSRLAPDPAPEAVYHLYGEAAIRSLCEDLTLNARRSVYIAGEPALADRLERLTPRGVELQRAALTGLPSVAAEGQRAFLLARDGEAALIAHFIEEGGVGEAHGVHTHNPVVIHLIEGYVRLAAERKPAESPVGR; the protein is encoded by the coding sequence ATGAGCGCCGTGATCCACCTGCAAGCCCTGGGGCTGACCGAGTACGAGGCCCGCGCTTACACGGCCCTGCTGGCCCTCGGGCGCGCCGTTCCCGCCCGGGTGGCGCGGCAGGCGGGAATTCCGAGGCCCAAGATCTATGAGACCTTGGAGCGGCTGGAGGGCCGGGGGCTCGCGGCGCGGGTGGGGCAAAATCCGCTCGAATACGCGCCACTCAGCGCCCGCGAGTACCTGGCCCGGGCGCGTCGCGCCTTCGACGACCGCCTGGGGGCCCTCGACCGCGACCTCTCGCGCCTCGCGCCCGATCCGGCCCCCGAGGCGGTGTACCACCTCTACGGCGAGGCGGCCATTCGCAGCCTGTGCGAGGACCTGACCCTCAACGCGCGGCGCAGCGTTTACATCGCGGGAGAGCCTGCCCTCGCCGACCGGCTGGAGCGCCTGACCCCGCGCGGGGTGGAGCTGCAGCGCGCCGCCCTGACCGGGCTGCCCTCCGTCGCCGCCGAGGGCCAGCGTGCCTTCCTGCTCGCCCGCGACGGCGAGGCGGCCCTGATCGCCCATTTCATCGAGGAGGGCGGCGTGGGCGAGGCGCACGGCGTCCACACCCACAACCCGGTGGTCATCCATCTGATCGAGGGGTACGTGCGGCTGGCGGCCGAGCGCAAGCCCGCCGAGTCGCCGGTGGGCCGTTGA
- a CDS encoding glycogen synthase, with amino-acid sequence MRVVHVGSEVFPFSRTGGLGDVLAALPAVQARLGAEVAVVSPWYAGLGGEPGEVWRGDVPGVGPVRVGELREGDVRFLFVGMAEFERPGLYHPDDVWRFCAFGRAVLPVLQALEITPDVLHGHDWQAGLVVAHARLTGWRTAFTIHNLQYQGRWNLGEARGWTGLPDWAFGQDGVEFYGDLNLMKAGLTFADHVTTVSPTYAQEITTPQYGEGLDGLLVRLSLEGRLSGIINGLDQERWDPRHDPDILPYTDPAGKAANTAALRAEFRLDDLPILGTVSRLADQKGMDLLIEALPDLVGDWNVVVLGGGDPLLTAALQGWALHPRVAFTQGMNEPLAHRIYAGADAFAMPSRFEPCGLSQMISMRYGTLPVVRETGGLADTVPHDVGFRFGDATPQALAAACGKARAAFDDPEGWRERMARGMELDFSWDGPARQYLALYTHLQPQE; translated from the coding sequence ATGCGGGTCGTGCATGTCGGGTCGGAGGTGTTCCCGTTCTCGCGGACGGGCGGGCTGGGGGACGTGCTGGCGGCACTGCCCGCCGTGCAGGCGAGGCTGGGGGCCGAGGTGGCGGTCGTGTCGCCGTGGTACGCGGGTCTGGGCGGCGAGCCGGGCGAGGTATGGCGGGGCGACGTGCCCGGCGTGGGCCCGGTGCGGGTGGGCGAGCTGCGGGAGGGGGACGTGCGCTTCCTCTTCGTGGGGATGGCCGAGTTCGAGCGGCCCGGGCTCTACCACCCGGACGACGTGTGGCGGTTTTGCGCCTTCGGGCGGGCGGTGCTGCCCGTGTTGCAGGCGTTGGAGATCACCCCCGACGTGCTGCACGGCCACGACTGGCAGGCGGGCCTGGTGGTGGCACACGCCAGACTCACGGGCTGGCGCACAGCCTTCACCATCCACAACCTCCAGTACCAGGGGCGCTGGAACCTGGGGGAGGCACGGGGATGGACGGGCCTGCCCGACTGGGCCTTCGGTCAGGACGGGGTGGAGTTCTACGGGGACCTCAACCTGATGAAGGCGGGGCTGACCTTCGCCGACCATGTGACGACCGTGAGCCCCACCTACGCGCAGGAGATCACCACACCGCAATACGGGGAGGGGCTGGACGGGCTGCTCGTGCGCCTGTCCCTGGAGGGGCGGCTGAGCGGGATCATCAACGGCCTCGACCAGGAACGCTGGGACCCGCGCCACGACCCCGACATCCTGCCCTACACGGACCCGGCGGGGAAGGCGGCGAACACGGCGGCCCTGCGGGCGGAGTTCCGGCTGGACGATCTCCCCATCCTGGGCACGGTGAGCCGCCTCGCCGACCAGAAGGGGATGGACCTCCTGATCGAGGCGCTGCCCGACCTCGTGGGGGACTGGAACGTGGTCGTGCTGGGCGGGGGCGATCCGCTGCTCACCGCCGCGCTCCAGGGCTGGGCGCTGCACCCGCGCGTCGCCTTCACGCAGGGGATGAACGAGCCCCTCGCCCACCGCATCTACGCGGGGGCCGACGCCTTCGCCATGCCCAGCCGCTTCGAGCCGTGCGGCCTCTCGCAGATGATCTCCATGCGCTACGGCACCCTGCCCGTCGTGCGGGAGACGGGGGGACTCGCCGACACCGTGCCGCATGACGTCGGCTTCCGTTTCGGGGACGCGACCCCTCAGGCCCTGGCGGCGGCCTGTGGGAAGGCCCGCGCCGCCTTCGACGACCCCGAGGGCTGGCGGGAGCGGATGGCACGCGGAATGGAACTCGACTTCAGCTGGGACGGCCCGGCCCGTCAGTACCTCGCCCTGTACACTCACCTCCAGCCCCAGGAGTGA
- a CDS encoding alpha/beta fold hydrolase produces MTAPAPHTVLFLHAYPFSGAMWSGQRAALEGAGLNVLAPHLPGFGGREGAITSLADTVRDLLAELPDVPLAVVGLSMGGYLALELLAQAPDRFARVVLADTSAQPDDGEKRESREGQAERVLGEGKDFIVEAAREEHSPATFERILPMIEIASPEGIAGALRAMAARPDYRDTLRGLQVPLLVLVGEEDTLTPPELAQEMAELGHGELRVIPDAAHLSNLDAPEAFNAALLDFLR; encoded by the coding sequence ATGACTGCCCCTGCCCCCCACACCGTCCTCTTCCTCCACGCCTACCCCTTCTCCGGCGCGATGTGGTCGGGTCAGCGTGCCGCCCTGGAAGGGGCCGGGTTGAACGTCCTGGCCCCGCACCTCCCCGGTTTCGGCGGGCGTGAGGGGGCGATCACTTCCCTGGCGGACACGGTGCGCGACCTTCTCGCCGAGTTGCCGGACGTGCCGCTCGCCGTCGTGGGGCTGAGCATGGGCGGTTACCTCGCCCTCGAACTGCTCGCTCAGGCGCCGGATCGTTTCGCCCGTGTGGTCCTCGCCGACACCTCGGCCCAGCCCGACGACGGGGAGAAACGCGAGAGCCGGGAAGGGCAGGCCGAGCGGGTGCTGGGGGAGGGCAAGGATTTCATCGTCGAGGCCGCCCGCGAGGAACACTCCCCCGCCACCTTCGAGCGCATCCTGCCCATGATCGAGATTGCCTCGCCCGAGGGCATCGCCGGGGCCCTGCGCGCGATGGCGGCCCGCCCCGACTACCGCGACACGCTGCGGGGGCTGCAAGTTCCCCTGCTCGTCCTCGTTGGGGAGGAAGACACCCTCACGCCGCCCGAGCTGGCACAGGAAATGGCCGAACTGGGCCACGGCGAGCTGAGGGTCATCCCCGACGCGGCCCACCTCTCCAACCTCGACGCGCCGGAGGCCTTCAACGCTGCGCTACTGGACTTCCTGCGCTAG
- a CDS encoding aspartate/glutamate racemase family protein: MKTLGVLGGMSWTSTAEYYRLLNEGVAARRGGLHSAPLLLHSVDFAEVARLQREDRWEDAAELLSDAARGLERAGAGALLLATNTMHRVADRIGAAVGLPLLHIADATGARLQAAGLTRAGLLATAFTMEQAFYRERLARWGVEVTVPNAQDRAEVHRVIFDELCRNTVLGDSRATYRRVMGDLVDGGAEGIILGCTEITLLVGPGDVTVPVFDTTRIHVEAALDWLLA; encoded by the coding sequence GTGAAGACCCTGGGTGTGCTGGGAGGAATGAGTTGGACGAGTACGGCGGAGTATTACCGGCTCTTGAACGAGGGCGTCGCCGCGCGGCGGGGCGGCCTGCACTCCGCACCCCTGCTGCTGCACAGCGTCGACTTTGCCGAGGTCGCGCGGCTCCAGCGTGAGGACCGCTGGGAGGACGCGGCGGAGTTGCTCTCGGACGCGGCGAGAGGGTTGGAGCGGGCCGGGGCCGGGGCCCTCCTGCTGGCGACGAACACCATGCACAGGGTCGCGGACCGGATAGGGGCGGCAGTCGGCCTGCCCCTGCTGCACATCGCGGACGCGACCGGGGCACGCCTCCAGGCGGCGGGCCTCACGCGCGCCGGGCTGCTGGCGACCGCCTTCACGATGGAGCAGGCGTTTTACCGCGAGCGGCTGGCACGCTGGGGCGTGGAGGTCACCGTGCCGAACGCGCAGGACCGGGCCGAGGTCCACCGCGTCATCTTCGACGAGCTGTGCCGGAACACGGTCCTGGGAGACTCGCGCGCCACCTACCGCCGCGTCATGGGAGACCTCGTGGACGGGGGCGCCGAGGGCATCATCCTGGGCTGCACGGAGATCACGCTGCTCGTGGGGCCAGGGGACGTGACTGTCCCCGTGTTCGACACGACCCGTATTCACGTGGAGGCGGCGCTGGACTGGCTGCTGGCGTGA
- a CDS encoding RNA methyltransferase, translated as MNLAVVLVSPKTPGNIGSAARAMLNMGARDLRLVAPRCNPLDGQAVAMAVHAEELLRAARVYPTLREALADRDVSVGTSARVRADLAPPRHPSQVRPLVRAAAAPALVFGPEETGLVNSDLEQCQVTVRVPTGDYASLNLAQAVLLVCYEFLQAQDETPGEMAQVPISTRKTANREEMEALYGHLRGTMHLIGYTDAVRARHTLRLWRTMLDRALMSSAESRLFRGFLRQVEWKVRDAARRGMVEGRAGNGADGPE; from the coding sequence GTGAACCTCGCCGTCGTCCTCGTCTCCCCCAAGACGCCCGGCAACATCGGCTCGGCGGCCCGCGCGATGTTGAACATGGGGGCGCGCGACCTGCGCCTCGTCGCCCCCCGTTGCAATCCCCTCGACGGGCAGGCGGTGGCGATGGCCGTCCACGCGGAGGAGTTGTTGCGGGCGGCGCGGGTCTACCCCACCCTGCGCGAGGCCCTGGCCGACCGGGACGTGAGCGTGGGGACCTCCGCCCGGGTGCGCGCGGACCTCGCCCCACCCCGGCACCCCTCGCAGGTGCGCCCGCTCGTCCGCGCCGCCGCCGCCCCCGCCCTCGTCTTTGGGCCCGAGGAGACAGGGCTCGTCAACTCCGACCTGGAGCAGTGTCAGGTTACGGTGCGGGTGCCCACCGGGGACTACGCGAGCCTCAACCTCGCCCAGGCGGTGCTGCTCGTGTGCTACGAGTTCTTGCAGGCGCAGGACGAGACGCCCGGTGAGATGGCGCAAGTCCCGATCAGCACGCGCAAGACCGCCAACCGCGAGGAGATGGAGGCGCTGTACGGTCACCTGCGAGGGACGATGCACCTGATCGGTTACACCGACGCCGTGCGCGCCCGCCACACGCTGCGGCTGTGGCGCACGATGCTCGACCGCGCCCTGATGAGCAGCGCCGAGAGCCGCCTCTTCCGGGGCTTCCTGCGTCAGGTCGAGTGGAAGGTGCGGGACGCGGCGAGAAGGGGGATGGTGGAGGGCCGCGCGGGGAACGGGGCGGACGGCCCGGAGTGA
- a CDS encoding sensor histidine kinase, which produces MTDLPASLPAAPPPKPREVPLSDRVRLVRNVLPPLIVLVVAVVEYLIAGLRDPGREVWAHLLFYGLVGPAVTFFSVEWIAEGTRARERAERELRDLYGQLRASHGRLQAVQELMRDLTEAPDMGAVVEVAARGAVRATGAVQATLTVPGGLSGTARGEVPVSTPSADLYPLKVGIPGGGALALHFETPPAPETETLAQALAAEVATGVEAARQRTLDLMTLYSVDQSIRAERNLRRLLARVTRNMAERVRAGARAAYLSDQDGVLRLEYRQDAEGEGMGGGNLAPPFALRVAEADTPLTATAGEAAEVFPGAASALGFPMRDEEGLVGVLVLGDARPDAFTDARVPLLALLAAQAALGVRNARAYLYSEELAISDERARIAREIHDGVAQSLAFCALKLDLVARQLHADPERAEAEVRAATALLREQIREVRRSIFALRPIDLERYGLLETVRRYVEDFGQQNGVRTTLNVTGEIHLAPGDEAMVFRILQESLNNVAKHARAREVTVTLHGGQHVTLRVQDDGAGFDPEQVSGRVSSAGGLGLMQMRERVESRGGKYRVLSEPGHGTLVEAEVPQA; this is translated from the coding sequence ATGACGGACCTGCCCGCCTCCCTCCCCGCCGCGCCGCCGCCCAAGCCGCGCGAGGTGCCGCTCTCGGACCGGGTGCGGCTGGTGCGCAACGTCCTGCCGCCCTTGATCGTGCTCGTGGTGGCGGTGGTGGAGTACCTGATCGCGGGGCTGCGCGACCCCGGGCGCGAGGTGTGGGCTCATCTGCTCTTCTACGGGCTGGTGGGACCGGCGGTGACCTTCTTCTCGGTGGAGTGGATCGCGGAGGGCACCCGGGCGCGCGAGCGGGCCGAGCGCGAGCTGCGCGACCTGTACGGGCAACTGCGCGCCTCGCACGGGCGGCTCCAGGCGGTGCAGGAACTGATGCGGGACCTGACCGAAGCGCCCGACATGGGCGCCGTCGTGGAGGTCGCCGCGCGGGGAGCGGTCCGGGCGACCGGGGCGGTGCAGGCCACCCTCACCGTACCCGGGGGCCTGAGCGGCACGGCGCGGGGGGAGGTGCCCGTGTCCACGCCCAGCGCCGACCTCTACCCCCTCAAGGTCGGCATCCCGGGGGGCGGCGCCCTCGCCCTGCACTTCGAGACGCCGCCCGCCCCAGAGACGGAGACCCTGGCCCAGGCCCTCGCGGCGGAGGTGGCGACCGGGGTGGAGGCCGCGCGGCAGCGGACCCTCGACCTGATGACCCTGTACTCGGTGGACCAGAGCATCCGGGCCGAGCGCAACCTGCGGCGGCTCCTCGCCCGCGTGACCCGCAACATGGCCGAGCGGGTGCGGGCGGGGGCGCGGGCCGCCTACCTCAGCGACCAGGACGGCGTGCTGAGGCTCGAATACCGCCAGGACGCGGAAGGCGAGGGCATGGGCGGCGGCAACCTCGCCCCGCCCTTCGCGCTGCGGGTGGCGGAGGCCGACACGCCCCTGACCGCGACCGCCGGGGAGGCCGCCGAGGTCTTCCCCGGCGCGGCCAGTGCCCTGGGCTTCCCCATGCGCGACGAGGAGGGGCTCGTCGGCGTCCTCGTGCTCGGCGACGCCCGGCCCGACGCCTTCACGGACGCGCGGGTGCCCCTGCTCGCGCTGCTGGCGGCGCAGGCGGCCCTAGGAGTGCGCAACGCCCGCGCCTACCTCTACTCGGAGGAACTGGCGATCAGCGACGAGCGCGCCCGCATCGCCCGCGAGATTCACGACGGGGTGGCGCAGTCGCTCGCCTTCTGCGCGCTGAAGCTCGACCTCGTGGCCCGGCAACTGCACGCGGACCCCGAGCGGGCGGAGGCGGAGGTCCGCGCCGCGACCGCCCTGTTGCGCGAGCAGATTCGGGAGGTGCGGCGGTCGATCTTCGCGCTGCGGCCCATCGACCTCGAACGCTACGGGCTGCTCGAAACCGTGCGGCGCTACGTGGAGGACTTCGGGCAGCAGAACGGCGTCCGCACGACGCTGAACGTCACGGGCGAGATTCACCTCGCGCCGGGGGACGAGGCGATGGTCTTCCGCATCCTGCAAGAGAGCCTGAACAACGTCGCCAAGCACGCCCGCGCCCGCGAGGTCACCGTCACCCTGCACGGCGGCCAGCACGTCACCCTGCGTGTGCAGGACGACGGCGCGGGCTTCGACCCCGAGCAGGTCTCGGGCCGGGTGAGCAGCGCCGGGGGCCTCGGCCTGATGCAGATGCGCGAGCGGGTGGAGAGCCGGGGAGGAAAATACCGCGTGCTCAGCGAGCCGGGGCACGGGACGCTGGTGGAGGCGGAGGTGCCGCAGGCGTGA